One genomic region from Pyrobaculum islandicum DSM 4184 encodes:
- a CDS encoding UbiD family decarboxylase, protein MSLGVIIKSLSNVRSYHPPYGEFTIAKILKESEGRWTPVFENVRKGFVGVGNVIDTREKLYLYLGVKNDEEAYVKLLNAEENPAKLESVSTWRDMYRELESLYDLPMVRYYEKEAKPYITSGVIIGVGIDGVMNASIHRFSPVGNKKAVVRLVPRHLYQIYKTSIEKGREVPIAVAWGVHPLVLLAAASSPPYGVFELEVASRLMGGIKVVELENGAVAPFMASVIIEGFLTREYAEEGPFVDIIGVYDRVRLQPVVRVERIFVLREEAYLHYLLPAGLEHMLLMGFEREAKIWRAVKSVTPGVKKVRLTKGGFGWLVAVISLDKSVEGDAKNALLAAFAAHPSLKIAIAVDSDIDPEDPVAIEWAIATRLRADRGLFVVPYVRGSTLDPVALNEEGLTHKIGIDATRPLDADPSLFEKAKIPD, encoded by the coding sequence ATGTCGCTTGGCGTTATTATAAAGAGTCTCTCTAACGTCCGATCTTACCACCCTCCATATGGCGAGTTTACTATTGCCAAAATTCTAAAGGAGTCCGAGGGGAGGTGGACCCCTGTTTTTGAGAATGTACGCAAGGGCTTTGTCGGAGTGGGTAATGTTATAGACACTAGAGAGAAGCTCTACCTCTATCTCGGAGTTAAAAACGACGAGGAGGCATATGTCAAACTTTTAAACGCGGAGGAGAACCCTGCTAAGTTAGAGAGCGTATCTACGTGGAGAGATATGTATAGAGAACTAGAGTCTCTATATGATCTGCCAATGGTACGTTACTATGAAAAAGAGGCAAAGCCCTATATAACATCTGGTGTGATAATTGGCGTAGGGATAGACGGCGTTATGAATGCATCTATACATAGGTTCTCTCCTGTTGGAAATAAGAAGGCAGTGGTAAGACTAGTACCTAGACACCTCTACCAAATATATAAAACCAGTATTGAGAAGGGCAGAGAAGTTCCCATAGCAGTTGCTTGGGGAGTACATCCCCTGGTTTTATTAGCTGCGGCGTCTTCACCTCCTTATGGAGTTTTTGAGTTAGAGGTCGCATCTCGTCTTATGGGAGGTATTAAGGTAGTTGAACTAGAAAATGGGGCTGTGGCGCCCTTTATGGCGTCGGTCATAATAGAGGGGTTTCTAACGCGGGAGTATGCTGAGGAGGGGCCCTTTGTTGACATAATCGGCGTTTATGACAGAGTGCGGCTTCAACCCGTTGTAAGGGTGGAGAGGATTTTCGTGTTACGTGAAGAGGCATATCTACACTACTTACTGCCAGCCGGCTTAGAGCATATGTTACTTATGGGTTTTGAAAGAGAGGCAAAGATATGGAGAGCTGTGAAATCTGTCACACCTGGGGTAAAGAAAGTCAGGTTAACAAAAGGCGGCTTTGGTTGGCTTGTGGCGGTGATTTCACTAGACAAATCTGTAGAAGGTGACGCAAAAAACGCGCTTCTAGCCGCGTTTGCAGCTCACCCCAGTTTGAAAATAGCAATTGCCGTAGATAGTGACATAGATCCGGAGGACCCTGTCGCCATAGAGTGGGCTATAGCCACAAGACTCAGAGCTGACAGAGGTTTGTTTGTAGTGCCTTACGTAAGAGGCTCAACACTTGACCCAGTCGCTCTCAATGAGGAAGGTTTAACTCATAAAATAGGCATAGATGCCACTAGACCTTTAGACGCAGATCCCTCTCTGTTCGAAAAAGCGAAGATTCCAGATTGA
- the albA gene encoding DNA-binding protein Alba codes for MATEQTILVGKKPTTNYVIATVMAFNAGVKKVVLKARGAAISKAVSTAVMVRDRFLPGKVQIKDIKLLSDKVQGQGGRERTVAAVEIVLEMA; via the coding sequence ATGGCGACAGAACAGACAATACTAGTTGGTAAAAAGCCAACGACAAATTACGTAATTGCAACAGTAATGGCGTTCAACGCCGGCGTTAAAAAAGTTGTGCTAAAAGCTAGAGGCGCTGCAATTTCCAAGGCCGTATCAACCGCAGTTATGGTAAGAGACAGATTCCTGCCCGGTAAAGTTCAGATAAAAGATATTAAGTTGCTCAGTGACAAAGTGCAAGGCCAAGGTGGCAGAGAGAGGACAGTTGCCGCCGTTGAGATAGTACTTGAAATGGCCTAA
- a CDS encoding ArsR family transcriptional regulator codes for MEHVIYETARGRRREIVLLLHREGPMTLTKLRTSLNISASVLLFELSALENLGVVKREESLVRLTDLGEKVASIISTLEPLKSLTLPPTASLRPLVIWLLLSPHLHITTLVILTTWILALIVGALQNPPLTLFGVTYVGYYLPLSIRLSIYHSLAISLSSIAVIILTTYILSRKRIKPLKTIVGVIPLALYPSTHLTLVQIAYSLEFVYLITLSQILLFLTLLLTATMYATMYSLEVGTTYEQTLIHALIVFFVIPALLYMIPIR; via the coding sequence GTGGAACACGTTATATATGAAACAGCTAGAGGTAGAAGGCGGGAAATAGTGCTTCTTTTACATAGGGAGGGGCCTATGACACTTACAAAACTCAGAACATCGTTGAATATTTCGGCGTCTGTACTATTGTTTGAGCTTTCTGCGCTAGAGAACCTAGGCGTTGTAAAAAGAGAAGAGTCCCTGGTACGTTTAACTGACCTTGGAGAGAAGGTTGCATCGATAATTTCAACGCTAGAACCTCTTAAGTCACTTACACTCCCCCCTACGGCCAGTCTTAGACCTTTGGTCATCTGGCTTCTCCTATCGCCACATCTGCATATAACTACTCTTGTAATACTTACAACATGGATCCTCGCCTTAATAGTTGGAGCTTTACAAAACCCCCCGTTGACCTTGTTCGGCGTTACCTATGTTGGATATTACCTCCCACTTTCGATAAGACTCTCTATATATCATTCTCTTGCGATTTCACTTTCATCAATCGCTGTCATAATCTTGACAACATACATACTCTCCAGGAAGAGAATAAAGCCTCTTAAGACCATAGTCGGCGTAATTCCATTGGCCTTATATCCCTCTACTCATCTCACGCTTGTACAAATCGCCTATTCACTAGAATTTGTATATTTAATCACTCTTTCGCAAATACTGCTTTTCCTAACTCTACTGCTTACAGCTACTATGTACGCAACTATGTACTCGCTGGAAGTAGGCACGACATATGAGCAGACGCTTATCCATGCGCTTATAGTATTTTTTGTAATACCGGCATTGTTGTATATGATCCCCATACGCTAA
- a CDS encoding class I SAM-dependent methyltransferase has product MTYKPAEDSYLTLEMLNEVRGDVCIDVGTGSCILAKALVEKCRLIIAVDIEEEACRTCPNNIDVICSNATETLRGGDVVVSNLPYLPPEEPIDLTIHDLGIIPRVLRWISANRPHTVILTFSSLGRADFVFEALRSTCVILKIAKLHLFFESIFTVVAECQKPRR; this is encoded by the coding sequence ATGACGTATAAACCGGCCGAGGACAGCTACTTGACTTTAGAAATGCTTAATGAGGTTAGGGGAGATGTGTGTATAGATGTTGGAACTGGTTCCTGTATCCTGGCTAAAGCGCTTGTCGAAAAATGTAGACTCATAATAGCGGTAGATATAGAAGAAGAAGCATGTAGAACATGTCCAAATAACATAGACGTAATTTGTAGCAATGCGACAGAGACGTTAAGAGGTGGTGATGTTGTAGTATCTAATCTCCCCTATTTACCTCCTGAAGAGCCCATAGACCTAACAATACACGACCTAGGTATTATCCCAAGAGTACTTAGATGGATATCAGCGAATAGGCCACATACTGTGATTCTCACCTTTAGCTCACTGGGGCGCGCCGACTTTGTATTTGAAGCACTAAGATCTACATGTGTAATCTTAAAAATAGCAAAACTACACCTTTTCTTTGAGAGTATATTTACTGTCGTTGCTGAGTGCCAGAAACCTCGCCGATGA
- a CDS encoding phosphate signaling complex PhoU family protein, whose protein sequence is MQGEVRKVQLTGGATLIVSLPKEWAKRISLLPGDEVIIVTQPDDTLVVIPKKLGKRVGVVAELTINQPVAVEEVEKLFMALYIGGAETVVVRFSPATMGLRKQIKDFIRRRVVDMEIVEEASDKLIVQSMVSATELAVADIAGKMLRLVGNMLSDLITGLEKDDVAMLRDIIERDDEVDRLYWLMERQLKRAAMSRYIMLELKIDDPRDIVEYVIIAKSIERMADHICRIAYVSQEEKIDMRIVLPILANVAGFLKQAEALLTGDSSPQKIAELQSEITSWSHRVRREEAFPDPATSVAKESAIRIGEYIGDIVESFGRIRLKDKAIVIGEVSGTQQRQ, encoded by the coding sequence ATGCAAGGCGAGGTCAGAAAAGTCCAGCTTACAGGCGGGGCAACTCTTATAGTTAGCCTTCCAAAGGAGTGGGCCAAGCGGATATCTCTTCTGCCAGGAGACGAGGTAATTATCGTAACACAGCCAGATGACACTTTAGTGGTTATCCCTAAGAAATTAGGTAAGCGTGTAGGTGTAGTTGCCGAACTTACTATAAACCAGCCTGTAGCCGTTGAGGAAGTAGAGAAGTTATTTATGGCGCTGTATATAGGCGGGGCTGAGACGGTCGTTGTCAGGTTTTCGCCAGCGACTATGGGGCTTAGAAAGCAGATTAAGGACTTCATCCGACGTAGAGTCGTCGATATGGAGATCGTAGAAGAGGCTAGCGACAAGCTTATTGTTCAGTCTATGGTATCTGCCACAGAGTTAGCTGTGGCGGATATTGCTGGAAAGATGTTGCGCCTAGTCGGAAATATGTTAAGTGATCTAATAACAGGTCTGGAGAAAGACGACGTCGCAATGCTTAGAGACATCATTGAACGCGACGACGAGGTGGACAGATTATACTGGCTCATGGAGCGCCAACTTAAAAGGGCCGCCATGTCTAGATACATAATGCTCGAATTAAAGATTGACGATCCCAGAGACATTGTTGAATATGTAATAATTGCAAAATCTATCGAGAGAATGGCTGATCACATTTGTAGAATTGCATATGTAAGCCAAGAGGAGAAAATTGACATGCGTATTGTTCTACCTATATTGGCAAATGTAGCCGGCTTTCTTAAACAAGCAGAGGCATTATTAACAGGCGACTCGTCGCCGCAGAAAATCGCAGAACTTCAAAGTGAGATTACATCGTGGAGTCATAGGGTAAGACGTGAAGAGGCGTTTCCAGACCCTGCGACCTCTGTAGCTAAAGAAAGTGCAATTAGAATAGGTGAGTACATAGGTGATATCGTAGAATCATTCGGCCGTATTAGGCTTAAAGATAAGGCGATAGTCATCGGCGAGGTTTCTGGCACTCAGCAACGACAGTAA
- a CDS encoding DNA topoisomerase IV subunit A, translating into MSGRVEILKRLESWGHDLAKSILELREPVMEIPARTLSNTIWDEKSKMLKLGPEKMHRRFLDVKESRKFMQTVLMLRLIVEAIREDVYPTIRDLYYNGKHTIVFKDPLGRVHRENTWDEQTESNTVIEDIEVATNVLREEMGISADVKGKIVGPIVVRSQGYELDASKFGETALSLPVNVDALEIIKVEAAYVLVVEKDAIFQRLVREKFWSQENAILVTAKGMPDRATRRFIRRLNEEYKLPVYVLTDGDPYGWYIYSVYKSGSIKLSYESERLATPNAKFLGLTATDIDAYKISDNYVIAANDRDIKRAQELLRYPWFQKPEWTKEINLFLKKKKKVEIEALSTHGLKFLHDYLRDKIRNQKFID; encoded by the coding sequence GTGAGCGGTAGAGTTGAAATTCTCAAACGCTTGGAAAGTTGGGGACATGACTTAGCCAAGTCAATTCTCGAATTAAGAGAGCCCGTTATGGAGATACCAGCTAGAACTCTCAGTAATACCATATGGGATGAGAAGTCTAAGATGTTAAAATTAGGGCCGGAGAAAATGCACAGAAGGTTCCTAGATGTTAAGGAGTCGCGTAAATTTATGCAAACAGTTCTAATGCTCCGGCTAATTGTGGAGGCTATTAGAGAAGATGTATATCCCACTATACGTGACCTCTACTACAACGGCAAACATACCATAGTATTTAAAGATCCGTTAGGGAGGGTACACAGAGAAAATACATGGGATGAGCAAACAGAGTCTAACACCGTAATTGAGGATATAGAAGTCGCGACAAACGTACTTAGAGAGGAGATGGGGATCTCTGCCGATGTAAAGGGAAAGATTGTAGGGCCTATCGTAGTTAGATCACAGGGCTACGAGTTAGATGCGAGTAAATTTGGTGAAACAGCACTAAGCCTCCCAGTTAATGTAGATGCGCTGGAGATTATAAAAGTAGAGGCCGCGTATGTACTGGTTGTGGAGAAAGATGCAATATTTCAACGCCTAGTTAGAGAGAAGTTTTGGAGCCAGGAAAACGCAATTTTGGTCACTGCAAAGGGCATGCCGGATAGAGCTACGCGGAGATTCATTAGGAGACTCAATGAGGAGTATAAACTTCCTGTCTATGTCCTTACCGACGGCGATCCCTATGGGTGGTATATTTACTCTGTATATAAGAGCGGCTCTATAAAGCTTAGCTATGAGAGTGAGAGACTCGCCACGCCAAATGCCAAATTTCTTGGACTAACCGCGACTGATATAGATGCTTATAAGATCTCGGACAATTATGTCATAGCTGCAAACGACCGGGATATCAAAAGAGCACAAGAGTTGCTCAGATATCCTTGGTTTCAAAAACCGGAATGGACTAAGGAGATAAACCTATTCCTAAAGAAGAAGAAAAAAGTAGAAATAGAGGCACTATCTACACACGGCCTAAAATTCTTACACGACTATCTACGGGATAAGATAAGAAACCAGAAATTTATCGACTAA
- a CDS encoding zinc ribbon domain-containing protein: protein MPYVEERLYSTVCPRCGAKMAEERGRVMHCPTCGFGAHRDSAPMTWRRRGTGG, encoded by the coding sequence ATTCCATATGTAGAGGAGCGACTCTACAGCACGGTCTGCCCCCGTTGTGGAGCTAAGATGGCGGAGGAGAGGGGCCGCGTAATGCATTGCCCCACCTGCGGCTTCGGGGCACATAGAGACAGCGCCCCCATGACATGGCGGAGAAGAGGTACTGGGGGCTAG
- a CDS encoding ATPase, whose translation MRPVKLVVITSLDGGVGKTTLASVLAVAKGYTLLIDMDWEKADLSQLFRVPKKPGWLAPFLKGGLPYVHKISPILYLMPGYEAFELYQRFGEDVVKDYVEAMLEWVSYMPKFIGKLKIPVDTVVIDTSAALRTELLSKLQSFGVFNIFMADRRLISRISDIKAEHYRRYMAYSTLAVVNMVEKDELKMAKKIAPVVLKRVTINDYYGESIASSILRDRDNRKSIDNILTRIKLS comes from the coding sequence ATGAGGCCGGTAAAACTCGTCGTTATTACTTCTCTCGACGGCGGAGTTGGTAAGACTACCTTAGCAAGCGTTTTAGCTGTGGCTAAGGGATATACATTGTTAATAGATATGGATTGGGAAAAGGCAGATCTCTCACAACTCTTTAGAGTCCCCAAAAAGCCAGGCTGGCTTGCGCCTTTTTTAAAGGGCGGCCTTCCGTATGTGCATAAGATATCGCCAATACTCTACTTAATGCCGGGCTATGAAGCTTTTGAGCTATACCAAAGGTTTGGAGAAGACGTAGTTAAAGACTATGTTGAGGCAATGCTTGAGTGGGTAAGCTACATGCCGAAATTTATCGGTAAGCTAAAAATTCCAGTAGACACGGTAGTAATAGACACGTCAGCTGCGTTAAGAACAGAACTTTTATCTAAGTTGCAAAGTTTTGGAGTATTCAACATCTTTATGGCAGATAGACGTTTAATCTCTCGAATTTCCGATATAAAAGCCGAACACTATAGGCGTTATATGGCGTATTCTACTCTAGCAGTTGTAAATATGGTAGAAAAAGACGAGCTTAAGATGGCTAAGAAGATAGCTCCGGTTGTCTTAAAGAGGGTGACTATTAACGATTATTATGGCGAGTCTATTGCTAGTTCAATATTACGAGATAGAGATAATAGGAAGTCTATTGATAATATTCTAACTAGAATAAAATTGTCATGA